The genomic segment TTAATCAGACGATTTCAGATCAGCTGATTGCTATGCCAGGCGTCGTTTCTCGAAAGAAGCAAGTCGTTCCGGTATTGACCGACGCGCTATCTTAATTTATATCAAATGTATTTTGAGTGTGGACGAAGTCAGTTTTGATTTTGTCTCCACTCATTTATTCATTTTTGAAAGGGTTTTCAAAAACAAGTTAATCATTGAAGCTAGGAGGAAGTCTGATGAAGGGTTTATATGTGATGAACCAAACGTCTTTTCCGAACGTGTATCCACAAGCAGTAAGAGATAAGATTGAAGCAAAGGTGAAAATGATTGCACCACCTTTAAGCGCAGAAGGTTTGCTCAACCGTCCAGAACTTCTCCGAGAAGTCGATGTTCTTTTTTCTGGATGGGGGGCACCGGTACTCGATCGGACCTTGCTCGATGCAGCGCCACAACTAAAGGCCTTTTTTTACGCGGCGGGTTCTGTGAAGCGAATCGTCACAGATGCTGTTTGGGATAGAGGGCTGATCATGAGCTCGGCGTATGCCGCGAATGCTGTCCCGGTGGCTGAATATGCCCTATCGCAAATTCTTTTTTCATTAAAACGAGGCTGGCGCTTTGCGACAATGATCAAAGAAGAGCAGCGTTTTCCGAAAAAGTCGTCTATAGAGATTCCTGGGGCTTATGGGAGCACGGTCGGTATTATTTCACTCAGTACGATCGGTCGCAACGTATGTCGGTTGCTAGAGCCGTTTGACGTCAATATCGTTGTTTATGATCCAACAGTTTCAAAGGATGACGCGTTAGCTTTAGGTGTGGAATTGGTGTCGTTGGCGGAAGTATTTAAACGAGCCGATGTCGTATCCTGTCATGCGCCACTGCTCGAAGCAACGATCGGTTTACTGCAAAGAGAACATTTTTCATCTATGAAGCCTAACGCGACGTTTATTAATACGTCCCGCGGAAAAATTGTGCGGCAGGAGGACATGCTCGAAGTGCTCCATGAACGTCATGATTTAACAGCCGTCTTAGATGTGACCGATCCCGAGCCGCCTGAGCCAGGAGCAGCGATTTTTTCCATGCCAAATGTCATCATCACCCCGCACATCGCCGGAAGTGAAGCGCGTGAATGCGGACGAATGGGTGAGTATATGCTCGATGAACTCAAGAGATTTCAGAATAATGAACCACTTTACTGGCAAGTTACGAAAGAGTCATTTGCGAAGATGGCTTAAAAGCATTTGTGAACCGGTGTACTTCGATTATAGTAAAAGCCGGCTGCTGAGAAACACAACAGCCGGTTTTCACTCCTCTCATTCATTATCTACGAATGTTCATCCAGACGTCAGGATCGCCTTTTAGATTGTTCACACCTAGTCCGCCAATCCCTACATTTGCGTATATGGCACTATCGTCAATATGAGTACCTAATGTAATCTGGTCTGGTGCATGGTGAAAATAAGAGCTATCCATGAGCATTGTCCCTCCATTGTGAACGAAGACACCGGTAAGGTCTTTATATTGCTGAAAAGCGACATAACCACTTCCGTTGATTTCTGTCCCTTCTGTTCCGGCCCAAGTGAGAGTGTTGAAAAATGAAGCGTTTCCGCTAAATTCTTGTGGTGTATAGATATATCGTTTGCCGTTCCCTCCAATAGCAACGAGCTGTGTATTGACAAATTTCATGTCTGTCCCTGAACCATTGAGCTGGAGAGCCTTCTCAGCATTATCCGTTCCCCAGCCATAGCTTTTGATTGAGCTGGACGTCCCGTTGATGATAAGACCATATCCGACGCCGAACGTAAAGTTGTTGAACAGATGAACGTTTGAACTATCATTAATTTCAAGTCCTGTTGCAAAGGTAGAAGGGTTTGTTAGCCACCAGTCGCTTGGAGGGTGATTAGACTCAGTATGACCATCTTGCCAATCTCCAACGGTGTTCATCACATTTTCAATATATCCGTCAGTGTTAGTATCTGAAATTTCAATAAATTTATTCAATCCAAGTCCGCGAACGTAACTAATATAATAATCTCCATCTGTCAATTTTATGCCCGTGTACGAATTTGGTAAAGTTACATCGATGACATAAGCGCCTTCACCGCCACTGGCTATTGTAGGTGGATAACTCTTTATATCATCATAATATTGATTCGGATAAAACACGGATAATCCTCGTACCCCAGCATCATTGCTTAAAGAGATGAAAGGGGATCCTGTTGGATTGTTTTCATTTTCCGAAGCAACCAATATTGATCCTTTGTTTACGCCATAGTGATGGGGACCGTCCCAAGTTCCCCTTAGTTCGACATTGCTTCCTACCGTTAAATGCGCGTCAATTTTATAGCGTCCTGCTGGTACGTAGACAGTACCTCCTCCTGCCGCAGCTGCTTGATTCAGTGCACTTTGGAATGAAGCTGTATCGTCTGTTACGCCGTCTCCGAGCGCACCATAATCTTTGACATTATATAAGTTTGGCTGAGGAGGTTTACGCATTTCTTCTCGTTCAGGTCCGACATTTGTCATGTCAGGGAAGACAACATGTGTTGTTGTATCAATTCTCATATCTCCATTTGAACTTAGGTTAGTGATGGCAGGGGTGTTTCCTGCGAATGTGTTCCCTAAGACAGATGCCGATCGGACAGCATTGCTGAAATACATATCTGGTTTATTGGTCTGAAAAGTGTTACCTGTTGCAACGACACTGCCTTCTGTTGCGCGAAGTGCGTGTTTTGTTGCTGCCCAATCGGTAAACGTATTTTGACTGAAGGTAAACAATCCGTCTGACTCCAACAATACCGGCTGCCCATCTGGCGAACTAAATGTACTTGAGTTAAACGAGACGGTCGATTGAAAATCAGATGTCCCAAGGACGGAAATGCCATCTGTACCATTTGTATTGAGCGTACTACCACTAATGGCAATGCCGTTATCATTCACTTTGTTGAATTGCACGCCTATTTTTCCATTTTCCGTGTGCAGTCCCCAGATTTGTCCATTGAAACTCCCTTCGCTGCTGTTTGTAAAGTTCATTCCTACTTCGTAACCATCCAAGTATATATCATAGATGTACTCCCAATCAGAACGGTAAAGAGTAGCACCTGTCGCGTGTGTTCGGGTATAAGAGCGTATAGAAGTTTCATTAGGAGGTGTTCCTAATGAACTATTTGCCCAATAGGATGGCTTCATAGAAATCGTTTGCAGCCTGCCAATATCATAGATTTCATCAATGGACAGTCCTTGTTTTAAAAAAGTGCCATAGACGTTCTTAATAAAATGTGCTGCACTGCCATTGTCTACTTTGATTCCTTGATAAGCATTGATAAATGTAATATTGAACAAGTTAGGGCCGTAGTATCCGTCTGTTGAAGCATTGGCGATGGTCCAAGGATAGGGGCGAATGTTTTGAATGTTATTTTGTTCCGGGTACCAGATCGTTACATTTCTTAATGTCGCTTCATGCTTAGTCGAGATAAAAGGTGTGCCGTTTGCATCGTCTCTGCCATCGTAAGCCATCAATATCGTACCTTGGCCTAAACCTCCGCTGTCGGGATTATTCCATTCACCCCGCAGAGTAACGCCTTCGGGAATCGTTAAGTTTCCAGTAAATTTGTATTTTCCTGCCGGTGCAAACACGACGCCACCACCTGATGCCCCCATCGTATCTAATGCTTGTTGAAACGCGATCGTATCATCATTGTCATCATTTGCGATCGCTTGAAAATCAGTTACATCTAAACTGGCGATGGGAATGTCGGCTGAATCGAGTGTGGTATTCATCACTTGTGGAGAGGGAATGATCGATGAAGATGCATTGCTAAAATCCAGTTTGAAATTTTTGGCGCTCGTTACGTCTTTCACTACGTTTGCTGAGCTAACATCTGCGGAAAGCATACTTTGTGTCGCTAAAACAAAACAGAGGATGAGCATAGCGTAAACAATCGATATACGCTTAGACAAACAAACACTCCTTTAGTTTAAATTTTATCAGAAAAAACTGATAATATATTTATCATACTGCTCACATGTAATTTGTCAACAAGATAATATAACTTTATGTAATTTTTTTATTAAACATGTTGAAAAGTAATTCATCATAAAAAAAGAGTAAGCAGGCATCATTATTCTTCCTGTTTACTCTTTGCAAGTTGTAAAGTGCTGGCTGGCTTGACTGACTTGCGCTCGATAATTTCGGTTGTGATCATCGTGTGCTCAGGCCGTAATTCGGGGGTTTCAATTCTGCGTAAAAACATTTCCACGGCTCGGATTCCCATTAAGTCTTTACTAGCATCAATGGACGTGAGAGGCGGATGTACCCACTTACACTTTTGTAAATTATCAAAGCCAACGATGGAAATATCATCAGGACAGTGAATGGCTAACTTATCTAGCAACTGCATGACATGAATTGCAATTGGGTCATTCCCGCACACAAGCGCTGTAGGGCGATCGTGCTTTAATAGCGCGTTTTCAAGTTGCAACGGGCAATAAGGAAGCGACTGTTCATCTTGGGCGCCATCGATGTAATGAAAGCCCTCTGCACGATGATTTGCAGAAGAATTAAAGTCTTGAATGGCGATGTTAAAGCCATGAAACCTTTGCGAAAAACTGTGTGCGTAAGTGATGTCACCGACAAAGC from the Litoribacterium kuwaitense genome contains:
- a CDS encoding hydroxyacid dehydrogenase; this encodes MKGLYVMNQTSFPNVYPQAVRDKIEAKVKMIAPPLSAEGLLNRPELLREVDVLFSGWGAPVLDRTLLDAAPQLKAFFYAAGSVKRIVTDAVWDRGLIMSSAYAANAVPVAEYALSQILFSLKRGWRFATMIKEEQRFPKKSSIEIPGAYGSTVGIISLSTIGRNVCRLLEPFDVNIVVYDPTVSKDDALALGVELVSLAEVFKRADVVSCHAPLLEATIGLLQREHFSSMKPNATFINTSRGKIVRQEDMLEVLHERHDLTAVLDVTDPEPPEPGAAIFSMPNVIITPHIAGSEARECGRMGEYMLDELKRFQNNEPLYWQVTKESFAKMA
- a CDS encoding glycosyl hydrolase family 28-related protein, whose amino-acid sequence is MSKRISIVYAMLILCFVLATQSMLSADVSSANVVKDVTSAKNFKLDFSNASSSIIPSPQVMNTTLDSADIPIASLDVTDFQAIANDDNDDTIAFQQALDTMGASGGGVVFAPAGKYKFTGNLTIPEGVTLRGEWNNPDSGGLGQGTILMAYDGRDDANGTPFISTKHEATLRNVTIWYPEQNNIQNIRPYPWTIANASTDGYYGPNLFNITFINAYQGIKVDNGSAAHFIKNVYGTFLKQGLSIDEIYDIGRLQTISMKPSYWANSSLGTPPNETSIRSYTRTHATGATLYRSDWEYIYDIYLDGYEVGMNFTNSSEGSFNGQIWGLHTENGKIGVQFNKVNDNGIAISGSTLNTNGTDGISVLGTSDFQSTVSFNSSTFSSPDGQPVLLESDGLFTFSQNTFTDWAATKHALRATEGSVVATGNTFQTNKPDMYFSNAVRSASVLGNTFAGNTPAITNLSSNGDMRIDTTTHVVFPDMTNVGPEREEMRKPPQPNLYNVKDYGALGDGVTDDTASFQSALNQAAAAGGGTVYVPAGRYKIDAHLTVGSNVELRGTWDGPHHYGVNKGSILVASENENNPTGSPFISLSNDAGVRGLSVFYPNQYYDDIKSYPPTIASGGEGAYVIDVTLPNSYTGIKLTDGDYYISYVRGLGLNKFIEISDTNTDGYIENVMNTVGDWQDGHTESNHPPSDWWLTNPSTFATGLEINDSSNVHLFNNFTFGVGYGLIINGTSSSIKSYGWGTDNAEKALQLNGSGTDMKFVNTQLVAIGGNGKRYIYTPQEFSGNASFFNTLTWAGTEGTEINGSGYVAFQQYKDLTGVFVHNGGTMLMDSSYFHHAPDQITLGTHIDDSAIYANVGIGGLGVNNLKGDPDVWMNIRR